A stretch of Triticum aestivum cultivar Chinese Spring chromosome 1D, IWGSC CS RefSeq v2.1, whole genome shotgun sequence DNA encodes these proteins:
- the LOC123164627 gene encoding protein SENSITIVE TO PROTON RHIZOTOXICITY 2-like translates to MFPDAGASPYFLQNQQQLFHGINGIGADAAFAGDGGLAVPVPDTHRSALLYNLSVLKDKVQQLEPLVGLAVGRGHGHVVDPVLPGASAVVQEIITVATSMLYALQHPYGLSALTTSGYDAATREGVVDGHAKNGAADDDQEAMVDAMRQWQQQHHGGGHDIPGNSAEAAAVSSPTQATTASAVDTTIIELDAAELLAKYTHYCQVCGKGFKRDANLRMHMRAHGDEYKSKAALANPTTRLFATSGEDAADAAGRSRNSKYSCPHDGCRWNRRHAKFQPLKSVICVKNHYKRSHCPKMYVCNRCNRKHFSVLSDLRTHEKHCGDHRWICSCGTTFSRKDKLAGHVSLFAGHQPVAPLAAGRHGKRSSLLSTSSSDLVGNCATTGFSIT, encoded by the coding sequence ATGTTCCCAGATGCCGGTGCAAGCCCATACTTCCTACAAAATCAGCAGCAGCTGTTCCATGGAATCAATGGCATTGGAGCGGACGCCGCCTTCGCCGGAGACGGCGGGCTGGCGGTGCCGGTGCCCGACACCCACCGCAGCGCCCTGCTGTACAACCTGTCCGTGCTCAAGGACAAGGTGCAGCAGCTGGAGCCGCTCGTCGGCCTCGCGGTCGGTCGCGGCCACGGCCACGTCGTCGACCCCGTGCTGCCCGGAGCCAGCGCCGTCGTCCAGGAGATCATCACCGTGGCCACATCCATGCTGTACGCCCTACAGCACCCTTACGGCCTCAGCGCGTTGACAACATCCGGTTATGACGCGGCCACGCGGGAGGGTGTGGTCGACGGCCATGCAAAGAACGGCGCAGCGGATGATGACCAGGAGGCCATGGTGGATGCCATgcggcagtggcagcagcagcaccaTGGTGGCGGCCACGACATCCCCGGAAACTCCGCGGAGGCGGCCGCCGTGTCATCTCCGACGCAAGCGACGACGGCCTCGGCGGTGGACACGACGATCATCGAGTTAGACGCGGCCGAGCTGCTGGCCAAGTACACGCACTACTGCCAGGTGTGCGGCAAGGGGTTCAAGCGCGACGCCAACCTGCGCATGCACATGCGCGCGCACGGCGACGAGTACAAGAGCAAGGCGGCGCTCGCCAACCCGACCACCAGGCTGTTCGCGACCTCCGGCGAGGACGCCGCCGACGCCGCGGGGAGATCAAGGAACAGCAAGTACTCGTGCCCGCACGACGGGTGCCGGTGGAACCGGAGGCACGCCAAGTTCCAGCCGCTCAAGTCGGTCATCTGCGTCAAGAACCACTACAAGCGCAGCCACTGCCCCAAGATGTACGTCTGCAACCGCTGCAACCGCAAGCACTTCTCCGTCCTCTCCGACCTCCGCACCCACGAGAAGCACTGCGGCGACCACCGCTGGATATGCTCCTGCGGCACCACCTTCTCCCGCAAGGACAAGCTCGCCGGGCATGTCTCCCTCTTCGCAGGCCACCAGCCCGTCGCGCCGCTCGCTGCCGGCAGGCACGGTAAGAGATCCTCGTTATTGTCCACGTCCTCCTCCGACCTTGTTGGAAACTGCGCCACCACCGGCTTCTCCATTACATGA